A single window of Streptomyces sp. NBC_00464 DNA harbors:
- a CDS encoding ABC transporter permease, with the protein MTQAALSTPAARPPARLRDPAWYQEYGVYLAVAVVLLFNALFTEHFMTADNLRTQLVQVAPIVIVALGMALVIGTEGVDLSVGSTMALATALLPLYLGYGLVPALVMALLAGAVVGAINGSLVSLVGLQPIVATLALFVGGRGLALVMADGQLKQIVNPDLLSLGTGSFLGIPLVVLIAAVLAVAVAFLVQRTTFGRQVVAIGGNRSAAALAGLPVRRVLIGVYVLCGVLAALAGILATARLTASDPSSLGTLMELSAITAVVVGGTPLNGGSIRVLGTVAGALLMQLLRATLVKHDLPDSTAQIAQAAIIIAAVYVARERRSR; encoded by the coding sequence ATGACCCAGGCCGCACTCTCCACCCCCGCAGCCCGGCCGCCGGCCCGGCTGCGCGACCCCGCCTGGTACCAGGAGTACGGCGTCTACCTCGCCGTCGCGGTCGTCCTCCTCTTCAACGCCCTGTTCACCGAGCACTTCATGACCGCGGACAACCTCCGCACCCAGCTCGTGCAGGTCGCCCCGATCGTCATCGTCGCCCTCGGCATGGCGCTCGTGATCGGCACGGAAGGCGTCGACCTCTCCGTCGGCTCGACCATGGCACTGGCCACCGCGCTGCTGCCGCTCTACCTCGGGTACGGGCTGGTGCCCGCCCTCGTCATGGCGCTGCTGGCCGGCGCCGTCGTCGGCGCGATCAACGGCTCGCTGGTCTCCCTCGTCGGGCTGCAGCCGATCGTCGCCACCCTCGCCCTGTTCGTCGGCGGCCGGGGCCTGGCGCTGGTCATGGCGGACGGTCAGCTCAAGCAGATCGTCAACCCCGACCTGCTCTCGCTCGGCACCGGTTCCTTCCTCGGTATTCCGCTGGTCGTGCTCATTGCCGCAGTCCTCGCGGTCGCCGTCGCCTTCCTGGTCCAGCGCACCACCTTCGGCCGCCAGGTCGTCGCCATCGGCGGCAACCGCTCCGCGGCCGCCCTCGCCGGACTTCCCGTACGGCGGGTGCTCATCGGTGTGTACGTGCTCTGCGGCGTTCTGGCCGCCCTGGCCGGCATCCTCGCCACGGCCAGGCTCACCGCCAGCGACCCCTCCTCACTCGGCACCCTCATGGAACTCTCCGCCATCACGGCGGTCGTGGTCGGCGGCACCCCGCTCAACGGCGGCTCCATCCGGGTCCTCGGCACCGTCGCCGGAGCCCTGCTGATGCAGCTGCTGCGCGCCACCCTCGTCAAGCACGACCTGCCCGACTCCACCGCACAGATCGCCCAGGCGGCCATCATCATCGCCGCCGTCTACGTCGCCCGGGAGCGTCGGTCCCGATGA
- a CDS encoding ABC transporter permease: protein MNETSPAPVAQAPVPRKTPTAADGATRTPRPAAGQRIAELLQRQGVLAVLLTVVIVASFIYPTFATLDNARGVTIQASFLAVVALGMTMVIITGGIDLSVGSVFALGGVLAAWASQWGFLAALFVPLLVCGAIGLLNGFLVARAGMAPFIVTLATLLGARGLLLAFTDEGATTYLVPKGSAFAELGQGSIWGFGYPILIALALFGIGGLLLQRTSFGQTLFAVGGSSDAATLMGLPVARTKILVYTLSGLLAGLAGALNAARLSSGVTIVGVGMELDAISAVVIGGTLLIGGAGSISGTLWGVLLLAVIQNLINQIGSLNSSYQSVVSGGFLIVVVVAQRYLARSRRTT from the coding sequence ATGAACGAAACCTCACCCGCACCCGTGGCCCAGGCCCCGGTACCGCGCAAGACCCCGACAGCCGCCGACGGCGCCACACGCACACCCCGCCCCGCGGCCGGGCAGCGCATCGCCGAACTCCTCCAGCGCCAGGGCGTGCTCGCGGTCCTGCTCACGGTCGTGATCGTCGCGTCCTTCATCTACCCGACGTTCGCCACGCTGGACAACGCCCGCGGCGTGACCATCCAGGCCTCGTTCCTGGCCGTCGTGGCACTCGGCATGACCATGGTCATCATCACCGGCGGCATCGACCTGTCCGTCGGATCCGTCTTCGCGCTGGGCGGTGTGCTCGCCGCCTGGGCCTCCCAATGGGGCTTCCTGGCCGCCCTGTTCGTCCCGCTCCTGGTGTGCGGCGCGATCGGGCTGCTCAACGGCTTCCTCGTGGCCCGCGCCGGGATGGCCCCCTTCATCGTCACGCTCGCCACCCTGCTGGGGGCGCGCGGCCTGCTTCTCGCGTTCACGGACGAGGGCGCCACCACCTATCTGGTACCCAAGGGCTCCGCCTTCGCCGAGCTCGGACAGGGCAGTATCTGGGGCTTCGGCTACCCGATCCTGATCGCCCTGGCGCTGTTCGGCATCGGCGGACTGCTCCTCCAGCGCACCTCGTTCGGGCAGACGCTCTTCGCGGTCGGCGGCAGCAGTGACGCGGCCACGCTGATGGGTTTGCCCGTCGCCCGTACCAAGATCCTGGTCTACACGCTCAGCGGGCTTCTGGCCGGACTCGCCGGCGCGCTCAACGCCGCCAGGCTCTCCTCCGGCGTCACCATCGTCGGCGTGGGCATGGAACTCGACGCGATCTCCGCCGTCGTCATCGGCGGCACCCTCCTGATCGGCGGCGCCGGGTCGATCAGCGGAACCCTCTGGGGTGTGCTGCTGCTGGCCGTCATCCAGAATCTGATCAATCAGATCGGCTCGCTGAACTCCTCCTACCAGTCGGTCGTCAGCGGAGGGTTCCTTATCGTTGTCGTGGTGGCCCAGCGCTATCTGGCGCGCAGCCGCAGAACCACCTGA
- a CDS encoding LacI family DNA-binding transcriptional regulator, with protein sequence MGVSLKDVALRAGVSIKTVSNVVNNYQHVTPKMRAKVQQAIDELGYRPNLTARHLRKGRTGIIALAVPEFGNPYFAELAGAVVDAAARHDYTVLVDHTGGLREKELLVSQGFRSHVIDGLILSPIHLETEDLMARTETAPLVLLGEREYEAPYDHIAIDNVAASRDAVRHLIDHGHRRIAFLGSRTGRERQPAHLRLRGWREELAAAGIEADESLVVVTDGYGREDGATAMAALLDRGEQPDAVFAYNDLIAIGAMRTLSERGLRIPEDVAVVGFDNIEESLYGATTLTTVAPDKEAIARLAVDSLVERLSGSQVSEPRRPRPGYRLVVRESTVPRPPA encoded by the coding sequence GTGGGCGTCAGCCTCAAGGACGTTGCACTACGGGCGGGCGTGTCCATCAAGACCGTGTCGAACGTGGTGAACAACTATCAGCACGTCACACCGAAGATGCGGGCCAAGGTGCAGCAGGCCATCGACGAGCTCGGCTACCGGCCGAACCTCACCGCACGCCATCTGCGCAAGGGCCGCACCGGCATCATCGCCCTCGCCGTCCCCGAGTTCGGCAACCCGTACTTCGCGGAGCTGGCCGGGGCGGTCGTCGACGCGGCCGCCCGGCACGACTACACCGTGCTGGTCGACCACACCGGCGGGCTCAGGGAGAAGGAGCTCCTGGTGAGTCAGGGATTCCGGTCCCATGTGATCGACGGGCTCATCCTCAGCCCGATCCATCTGGAGACCGAGGACCTGATGGCACGCACCGAGACCGCACCCCTGGTGCTGCTCGGGGAGCGTGAGTACGAAGCCCCGTACGACCACATCGCCATCGACAACGTGGCGGCCTCCCGCGACGCCGTGCGCCACCTCATCGACCACGGCCACCGCCGGATCGCCTTCCTCGGCTCGCGCACCGGTCGCGAACGCCAGCCCGCCCATCTGCGACTGCGTGGCTGGCGGGAGGAGCTCGCCGCGGCGGGCATCGAGGCCGACGAGTCGCTCGTCGTCGTCACCGACGGGTACGGCCGCGAGGACGGGGCCACCGCCATGGCCGCCCTCCTGGACCGCGGGGAACAGCCGGACGCCGTGTTCGCGTACAACGACCTCATCGCCATCGGGGCCATGCGCACCCTCTCCGAACGAGGGCTGCGCATCCCCGAGGACGTCGCCGTCGTCGGGTTCGACAACATCGAGGAGAGCCTCTACGGCGCCACCACGCTCACCACGGTGGCCCCCGACAAGGAGGCCATCGCCCGGCTGGCCGTCGACAGCCTCGTCGAGCGTCTCTCCGGCAGCCAGGTGTCCGAACCCCGGCGCCCACGGCCCGGCTACCGCCTCGTCGTCCGCGAATCCACCGTTCCCCGGCCGCCCGCGTAG
- a CDS encoding aldose epimerase family protein has translation MPRPTVNRTPFGAHGPTDVDVWTLDSGTGVRAEILTYGGILHRLTVPDTGGTPASVVRSLVSLDDYTGKNPFFGALIGRFANRIAHGRFTLDGTAYRIPATDRGHALHGGPDGFHTRVWQADGEATDTAATLRLTLHSPDGDMGFPGALDVAVTYTLDRAGTLALDYTATTDRSTVVNLTNHAYFDLTGQGDILGHTLQVDAGSYLPVDEDGIPESPATAVRATPFDLTAPHRIGDRIALPDEQLRRAGGFDHCWILHEPGTPAGLRRAARLTAPGAERIMEVWTTEPGIQVYTANQLDGTLAAPGGGCHERHSAVCLETQHLPDSPNRPDHPATVLRPDEVFSSRTELRFPHLTAERDRTGTPSGRGGAGMPE, from the coding sequence ATGCCTCGCCCCACCGTGAACCGCACACCGTTCGGCGCCCACGGGCCCACGGACGTCGACGTCTGGACCCTCGACTCCGGAACCGGAGTCCGGGCCGAGATCCTCACCTACGGCGGCATCCTGCACCGTCTCACCGTGCCGGACACCGGCGGAACGCCCGCGTCGGTCGTGCGGTCGCTGGTCTCCCTGGACGACTACACGGGCAAGAACCCGTTCTTCGGCGCCCTCATCGGCCGCTTCGCCAACCGCATCGCGCACGGCCGCTTCACCCTCGACGGAACGGCGTACCGGATCCCGGCCACCGACCGGGGCCACGCCCTGCACGGCGGCCCCGACGGCTTCCACACCCGCGTCTGGCAGGCCGACGGCGAGGCCACCGACACGGCCGCGACGCTGCGGCTGACCCTGCACAGCCCCGACGGCGACATGGGTTTCCCCGGCGCGCTCGACGTCGCCGTGACGTACACCCTCGACAGGGCGGGCACCCTGGCCCTCGACTACACCGCCACGACGGACCGGTCCACCGTCGTCAACCTCACCAACCACGCCTACTTCGACCTCACCGGACAGGGCGACATCCTCGGACACACGCTCCAGGTGGACGCCGGCAGCTACCTCCCCGTCGACGAGGACGGCATTCCCGAGAGCCCGGCCACGGCTGTACGCGCAACCCCGTTCGACCTCACCGCCCCGCACCGCATCGGAGACCGCATCGCGCTCCCGGACGAGCAACTGCGCCGAGCCGGAGGCTTCGACCACTGCTGGATCCTCCACGAGCCCGGCACACCGGCCGGCCTGCGCCGGGCCGCCCGGCTCACCGCCCCCGGCGCCGAGCGGATCATGGAGGTGTGGACCACCGAACCGGGCATCCAGGTCTACACCGCCAACCAACTGGACGGCACCCTGGCCGCCCCCGGCGGCGGGTGTCACGAACGCCACAGCGCCGTCTGCCTGGAGACCCAGCACCTCCCCGACTCGCCCAACCGGCCCGACCACCCCGCCACCGTTCTGCGGCCCGACGAGGTCTTCTCCAGCCGCACCGAGCTGAGGTTCCCGCACCTCACCGCGGAGAGGGACCGAACCGGCACGCCCTCCGGGCGGGGCGGAGCGGGAATGCCGGAATGA
- a CDS encoding acyl-CoA thioesterase: MTFFVDVTVRGYELDTQGHLNQAVYLQYAEHARWELLRAAGLPQEKLLADGVGPVALEVTVKFRRELRGGERVRVSCRFDYGQGKTFTIAQQILKEDGTVAAEITGVAGILDLTTRRLVDDPAGRLAALAKDPELLSG; encoded by the coding sequence ATGACCTTTTTTGTGGACGTGACCGTACGGGGCTACGAGCTCGATACGCAGGGACATCTGAACCAGGCCGTCTACCTCCAGTACGCCGAGCATGCGCGCTGGGAGCTGCTGCGGGCCGCCGGGCTGCCCCAGGAGAAGCTGCTGGCCGACGGAGTGGGGCCCGTCGCACTGGAGGTCACGGTCAAGTTCCGCAGGGAACTGCGCGGCGGGGAACGGGTGCGGGTGTCCTGCCGGTTCGACTACGGGCAGGGCAAGACGTTCACCATCGCCCAGCAGATCCTCAAGGAGGACGGCACGGTGGCCGCGGAGATCACAGGCGTGGCCGGCATCCTCGACCTGACGACGCGCAGGCTGGTCGACGATCCGGCCGGCCGGCTCGCCGCGCTCGCCAAGGACCCGGAGCTGCTCAGCGGCTGA